One genomic segment of Sphingobacteriales bacterium includes these proteins:
- a CDS encoding DUF5011 domain-containing protein, producing MEKHTTSCPSELSSYTKSKTYKGKKTSTAKSGAAEKIGETSYHLQSNSAVGQRILTDDDGNIHAVWTMSKSYDVAAADRGTGYNMMSSGGTWGALPDERLEGNQRTGWPNIGLTASGRLFSITHASGKGAHMTYKDAGSTTWKNKVIGSEVNDASGVWPRAAVSGNNIYVIISRQEGACSGVPAGICFYRSTDAGDTWEKIDNIDLSPYLLKLSADDYAIDARDKNIAIVVGGYASQTVLIKSTDSGDTWNYTVVTPTSNPLIPSTDAPADQTLDPVAVGGGEFTVVLDSKGTAHIAFDRLYCYKQATGIAGGPYYLPNSTAIMYWTEGMAKAEVIGKTVRQDYDGDSTAFVNSDKVQVRSYGGLVGQPSMGIDANDNIFIAYSAARDGAWEVPPGDNSAGRLYRDIYLVKRNTNNPEWVGPLNVSDNENKEDVFPSIAKQVNGTVHLIWQQDDLTGVDHQYITNDILYQGIAIDDIIDPADTLVTVPDIFMLGDLPFVLENCPINCDLFYDLHALDYPDGLFECGSANMKIPFVDSLGYWLISATDNDNNTASLGNLIPATILDDTTPPIIIAGPIDTIDGVIYSYFSYYDTMQILKGSTYIEHSAIVYDYVADTIPASIFGCGEGFLTITGTVDENKAGNYTITYDGEDINGNKALPVTRLVTVIDKDVDAPVITLFTGKTGVDSLAACGDEFVIELQSGGSWKDPGYIGFDNIDGFVEVVVSGELPNLEMPGTYTIIYTATDKAGNKIECTRLVKVADTQAPHIILAGPGSIFWPCNNIFNDMGYTAFDNFDGDITDLVIVTGIVCYTCPGTYLITYTVSDSHGNTTTVTRYILIIDDANCLGCEEPELECVDFSTGISNQNLLPQNNISIYPIPATNTINIQLNNMVGHISIEICNAAGKIVASTSQNAALNKIISIDISNQPAGVYFVQIKSTHENSIQKLLIIK from the coding sequence ATGGAAAAACATACAACAAGTTGCCCCTCCGAGCTTAGTTCTTACACAAAATCCAAAACCTACAAAGGTAAAAAAACCTCGACTGCCAAAAGCGGTGCTGCCGAAAAAATTGGCGAAACCTCGTACCACCTGCAAAGCAATAGCGCAGTTGGCCAACGCATTTTAACCGATGACGATGGCAATATACACGCCGTATGGACAATGAGCAAAAGCTATGACGTGGCTGCCGCCGACCGCGGAACAGGCTACAATATGATGAGCAGTGGCGGAACCTGGGGTGCCTTACCCGACGAACGCTTAGAAGGCAACCAGCGTACCGGATGGCCTAATATTGGCTTAACCGCCTCGGGGCGTTTGTTTAGCATTACCCACGCCTCTGGCAAAGGTGCCCACATGACCTATAAAGATGCGGGTAGCACCACCTGGAAAAATAAAGTAATAGGAAGTGAAGTTAATGACGCATCCGGCGTTTGGCCGCGGGCGGCTGTATCGGGCAATAATATTTACGTTATCATTAGCCGCCAAGAAGGTGCTTGCAGCGGCGTGCCTGCCGGCATTTGTTTTTACCGCAGCACAGATGCCGGAGACACCTGGGAGAAAATAGACAATATTGACCTCTCGCCATATCTGCTCAAACTTAGTGCCGACGACTACGCCATTGATGCCCGCGACAAAAATATTGCCATTGTAGTGGGAGGTTATGCAAGTCAAACTGTATTAATTAAATCAACCGATAGTGGTGATACCTGGAATTACACCGTAGTAACACCCACCTCTAACCCGCTCATTCCATCAACAGATGCACCCGCCGATCAAACTTTAGACCCCGTTGCCGTTGGCGGTGGCGAATTTACTGTTGTGCTCGACAGCAAAGGCACAGCCCATATAGCTTTTGACCGTTTATACTGCTATAAACAGGCAACTGGCATTGCCGGCGGGCCTTATTATTTACCTAATAGTACTGCTATCATGTATTGGACAGAAGGTATGGCCAAAGCCGAAGTAATTGGCAAAACCGTGCGCCAAGACTACGATGGCGACAGCACCGCATTTGTAAATTCTGACAAGGTACAAGTACGCAGTTATGGCGGTCTTGTTGGCCAACCATCTATGGGCATTGATGCCAACGATAATATTTTTATAGCTTATAGTGCTGCACGAGATGGCGCTTGGGAGGTGCCGCCCGGCGACAATAGCGCTGGCCGTCTGTACCGCGATATTTATTTGGTTAAACGCAACACAAACAATCCGGAATGGGTTGGGCCCCTAAACGTATCGGACAACGAAAATAAAGAAGATGTGTTTCCAAGTATTGCCAAGCAGGTAAATGGCACCGTTCACCTAATTTGGCAACAAGATGACCTAACAGGAGTTGACCACCAATATATAACAAACGATATTTTATACCAAGGCATAGCTATTGATGATATAATTGACCCGGCTGATACCTTAGTTACTGTTCCGGATATTTTTATGCTTGGCGACTTGCCTTTTGTTTTAGAAAATTGCCCTATAAACTGCGACCTTTTCTATGATTTACACGCTTTAGACTATCCGGATGGTTTGTTTGAATGTGGTTCAGCCAATATGAAAATACCTTTTGTGGATAGTTTAGGCTATTGGCTAATTTCGGCCACCGACAACGATAACAACACAGCAAGTTTAGGAAATTTAATTCCGGCAACCATACTTGACGATACCACACCGCCTATAATAATTGCCGGCCCAATAGACACCATAGACGGCGTTATATACTCGTACTTTAGCTACTACGATACAATGCAAATATTAAAAGGCAGCACCTATATTGAACACAGCGCTATTGTTTACGATTATGTTGCCGATACCATACCGGCATCTATTTTTGGCTGTGGCGAGGGCTTTTTAACAATTACCGGAACGGTTGATGAAAATAAAGCCGGCAATTACACTATTACTTACGATGGTGAAGATATAAATGGCAACAAAGCCCTGCCCGTAACACGCTTGGTAACGGTAATTGATAAAGATGTTGATGCGCCTGTTATCACTTTATTTACCGGAAAAACGGGTGTTGATTCATTGGCGGCCTGTGGCGATGAATTTGTAATTGAACTTCAGTCTGGCGGCTCTTGGAAAGACCCTGGTTATATTGGTTTTGATAATATTGATGGGTTTGTTGAAGTAGTAGTTAGCGGCGAACTGCCCAATTTAGAGATGCCCGGCACCTACACCATTATTTATACCGCCACCGACAAAGCTGGCAACAAAATTGAATGTACCCGGTTGGTAAAAGTAGCCGACACCCAAGCGCCTCATATTATACTGGCGGGACCTGGTAGCATTTTTTGGCCGTGTAATAATATTTTCAACGATATGGGTTACACCGCCTTCGACAATTTTGACGGCGATATTACCGACCTTGTAATTGTAACAGGCATAGTTTGTTACACCTGCCCCGGCACGTATTTAATTACTTATACCGTTAGCGATTCGCATGGTAACACTACAACTGTTACCCGCTACATCCTGATAATAGACGATGCCAACTGCCTTGGCTGCGAAGAGCCCGAACTTGAGTGTGTTGATTTTAGTACCGGAATAAGCAACCAAAATCTGCTGCCGCAAAACAATATTAGCATTTACCCTATACCAGCCACCAATACCATAAATATTCAACTTAACAATATGGTTGGCCATATTAGCATAGAAATTTGCAACGCGGCTGGTAAAATTGTAGCAAGCACCTCCCAAAATGCCGCTTTAAACAAAATAATAAGCATAGATATAAGCAACCAACCCGCCGGCGTTTACTTTGTACAAATTAAATCAACCCATGAAAATAGCATACAAAAATTGTTAATTATAAAGTAA
- a CDS encoding DUF5011 domain-containing protein encodes MLRYLLTMFAVCLSTLAFAQKTAKVPVCAPSTQPKMEWTQETTCGNEVDLSTPPSIKGKKSSTAKSGAAVKIGESTYDLQTNSSVCRRVLVDGDGNVHAMWTMSKSYDVASADRGTGYNMMSSGGTWGAVPDERLEGSQRTGWPNIGLTASGRLFSITHTPDKGAYMSYQDPGGTWKFKVIGTEVGDETGVWPRVAVSGDNIYVIIGRQEGACSGVPTGICYYRSTDAGDTWEKLDNIDLAAYVNDLSADDYAIDARDKNVAIVVGGYASQTVLLKSTDSGDTWNYTVVTPTSNPLIPSIDAPAEETLDPVAVGGGEFTIVLDSKGTAHIAFDRLYCYKDVTDAAGGPYYLPNSAAIMYWNEGMAKAEVIGKTVRQDYDGDGTTSVNTQQVQIQSYGSIVGHTSMGIDASDNLYIAYSAARDGNYETPPGDNSAGRLYRDVYLVKRNITDAGWVGPLNVSDNDNKEDVFPTIAKEVNGTVHLTWQQDDLTGTALQNTNNQGHATFVMNDILYAGVNVDDIKDPSAEVSTKPEFFMTGGTPYGLKNCPVSCDRFGGLSVLDYPDGELTCNQITIGGTVDLSKPNATGEGYHWLLTATDSDGTTSELTFEDADGNEINVIVFDDTTAPLILAGPIDTIDGTIYSYFEYYDSMKVVKGTSYDEPGAIVYDFFETDNGFSPSWIFGCGEGTLTITGTVDVNTAGDYTITYNGEDMNGNQADPIIRLVTVIDKDVDAPAITLFTGKSGVDSLAACGADFVIEIQPGGTWEDPGYIAIDNVDGFVEVVIGGQVPNLEVPGSYTITYTATDKAGNKFECSRVVKVADTQAPTITLSGPGTIIWPCNVPYTDPGYSAFDNIDGDITQYVILSGKVCYTCSGTYTITYSVTDAAGNTATVTRNVIIPDGCTNCSEPELECVEFGTGIDNHNTLPQNSISIYPMPVSNTLNVQFNTMVGNISLDLYDAAGKVVTSIYGNTAVNKVLTIDLSNQPAGVYFVSATSSQGNTTQKVVVTK; translated from the coding sequence ATGTTGCGTTATTTACTAACAATGTTTGCAGTTTGCCTAAGCACTTTAGCTTTTGCGCAAAAAACTGCCAAAGTACCAGTATGCGCTCCCTCAACACAACCTAAAATGGAATGGACCCAAGAAACAACTTGCGGAAACGAAGTTGACCTTTCGACCCCACCATCTATTAAAGGTAAAAAAAGCTCGACAGCTAAAAGCGGTGCAGCCGTAAAAATTGGCGAAAGTACTTATGACCTTCAAACGAACAGCTCGGTATGCCGCCGTGTTTTAGTTGACGGCGATGGCAATGTACACGCCATGTGGACAATGAGCAAAAGCTACGACGTAGCCTCGGCCGACCGCGGAACAGGCTACAATATGATGAGCAGTGGCGGAACCTGGGGTGCCGTACCAGATGAACGTTTAGAAGGCAGTCAACGTACCGGATGGCCCAATATTGGCTTGACCGCCTCGGGGCGCTTGTTTAGCATTACACACACCCCCGACAAAGGTGCCTATATGTCCTACCAAGATCCAGGCGGCACTTGGAAATTTAAAGTAATTGGCACCGAAGTGGGCGATGAAACCGGTGTTTGGCCTCGTGTAGCTGTTTCGGGCGACAATATTTACGTTATCATTGGTCGCCAAGAAGGTGCTTGCAGCGGTGTGCCTACCGGTATTTGTTACTACCGCAGTACAGATGCCGGCGACACTTGGGAAAAATTAGACAATATTGACCTTGCTGCGTATGTTAACGACCTAAGTGCCGACGACTACGCTATTGATGCCCGCGACAAAAATGTAGCCATTGTAGTTGGTGGTTATGCCTCACAAACAGTTTTGCTTAAATCTACCGACAGCGGCGATACATGGAACTATACCGTAGTAACTCCTACTTCTAACCCGCTTATCCCTTCAATAGATGCCCCCGCCGAAGAAACTTTAGACCCCGTTGCTGTTGGCGGCGGCGAATTTACAATTGTACTCGATAGCAAAGGCACAGCCCACATAGCTTTCGACCGTTTATATTGCTACAAAGATGTAACCGATGCTGCTGGTGGCCCTTATTACTTGCCAAACAGTGCTGCCATCATGTATTGGAACGAAGGCATGGCCAAAGCCGAAGTAATTGGCAAAACTGTTCGCCAAGACTATGACGGAGACGGCACCACCTCGGTTAATACGCAACAAGTGCAAATACAAAGTTATGGCAGCATAGTTGGCCACACCTCAATGGGTATAGATGCATCTGACAACCTATACATAGCTTACAGCGCAGCACGCGACGGCAATTATGAAACACCTCCTGGCGACAATAGCGCTGGCCGCCTTTACCGCGATGTTTACTTAGTTAAACGCAATATAACCGATGCCGGATGGGTTGGTCCTCTTAATGTATCGGACAACGACAACAAAGAAGACGTATTCCCAACTATTGCCAAAGAAGTTAATGGCACTGTACACCTTACTTGGCAACAAGACGACCTAACAGGCACCGCCTTACAAAACACCAATAACCAAGGCCATGCGACCTTTGTAATGAACGATATTTTGTATGCCGGTGTAAATGTTGATGATATTAAAGACCCATCTGCCGAAGTTAGCACCAAACCCGAATTTTTCATGACTGGAGGTACTCCTTATGGTTTGAAAAATTGCCCCGTAAGTTGCGACCGTTTCGGTGGCTTATCTGTTCTTGACTATCCGGATGGCGAGCTAACCTGCAATCAAATTACAATTGGCGGAACCGTTGATTTGTCTAAACCCAATGCAACCGGCGAAGGCTACCATTGGCTATTAACCGCTACCGACAGCGACGGCACCACAAGTGAGTTAACTTTTGAAGATGCTGATGGCAACGAAATCAATGTAATTGTATTTGACGATACCACCGCACCGCTAATTTTAGCCGGACCTATAGATACTATTGATGGCACCATATACTCGTACTTCGAATATTACGACAGCATGAAAGTGGTAAAAGGCACAAGCTACGATGAGCCAGGCGCTATTGTTTACGACTTTTTTGAAACAGATAATGGCTTTAGCCCATCATGGATATTTGGTTGTGGCGAAGGCACCTTAACAATTACCGGAACAGTTGATGTAAATACCGCAGGTGATTATACCATTACTTACAACGGCGAAGACATGAACGGCAACCAAGCCGACCCAATAATTCGCTTGGTAACAGTAATTGATAAAGATGTCGACGCGCCCGCTATCACTCTGTTTACCGGAAAATCGGGCGTTGATTCATTGGCCGCCTGTGGTGCCGATTTTGTAATAGAAATTCAGCCCGGCGGTACTTGGGAAGACCCAGGCTATATCGCAATTGACAATGTTGATGGTTTTGTTGAAGTTGTAATTGGTGGCCAAGTTCCTAACTTAGAGGTGCCCGGCTCATACACCATAACTTATACCGCTACCGACAAAGCAGGCAACAAATTTGAATGTAGCCGTGTTGTAAAAGTAGCCGATACACAAGCTCCTACTATTACACTATCGGGCCCTGGCACTATTATTTGGCCATGCAACGTGCCCTATACCGACCCAGGCTACTCGGCCTTCGACAATATTGACGGCGATATTACCCAATATGTAATTCTTTCGGGTAAAGTTTGTTATACTTGCTCGGGTACATATACTATCACTTACAGTGTAACCGATGCAGCCGGCAATACCGCAACTGTAACCCGCAACGTAATTATTCCCGATGGTTGTACTAACTGTAGCGAACCCGAACTTGAATGTGTTGAATTTGGCACCGGTATTGACAACCACAACACTTTGCCACAAAACAGCATTAGCATTTACCCCATGCCGGTTAGCAATACTTTAAATGTACAGTTTAACACCATGGTTGGCAATATTAGCCTTGACCTTTACGATGCGGCTGGCAAAGTAGTAACAAGCATTTATGGCAATACTGCGGTAAACAAAGTATTAACCATAGACTTAAGCAACCAACCAGCAGGCGTTTACTTTGTAAGCGCTACTTCGAGCCAAGGAAATACTACTCAAAAAGTAGTTGTAACCAAATAA